The Elusimicrobiota bacterium genome window below encodes:
- a CDS encoding DUF3644 domain-containing protein encodes MRPPLHSKFVDKAQAAITSAIEVYNKPAFGYREETFALLALNAWELLLKGKVLKDSKNNLGAIRVFEHRHTKSGGKTKKRYLKRNRTGNPMTIGIGSCIDALNRTKAQVSNEVIANIYALVAIRDNSAHYITASPVLARQVLEIASASVKNFVTLAKHWFGQDFSNTLTMMLPLSFISGDKEVESVVVTADEGRLIGYLQHLSEKDSNPEAPFSVAVRLQVKFEKSSQATVPKVQWSNDPDAVKVTISEEDVRAKFPWDYRELVRRLKARYSDFKQDERFHSIRKPLLADAKLTKSRFLDPANPKSPKKDFYNPNVIPTFDRHYTQDPHAAIRELL; translated from the coding sequence ATGCGACCTCCACTACATTCAAAGTTCGTCGACAAGGCGCAGGCAGCTATTACCTCTGCTATCGAGGTGTACAACAAGCCAGCGTTTGGTTACAGAGAAGAAACTTTTGCCCTTCTGGCATTGAATGCATGGGAGCTGCTGCTTAAGGGCAAAGTCCTCAAGGATTCAAAGAACAATCTTGGCGCTATTCGTGTATTCGAACATCGCCATACGAAGTCCGGGGGGAAAACTAAGAAACGCTATCTCAAGCGGAACCGGACGGGAAACCCAATGACCATTGGGATAGGCTCATGCATTGACGCCCTGAATAGGACGAAAGCGCAGGTAAGCAATGAGGTAATTGCCAATATCTATGCTCTGGTTGCCATTCGCGACAATTCCGCTCATTACATAACGGCAAGTCCGGTCCTGGCAAGGCAGGTGCTTGAGATCGCTTCCGCCTCAGTGAAGAACTTTGTCACGCTAGCGAAGCATTGGTTTGGCCAGGACTTTTCAAACACTCTAACGATGATGCTTCCGCTGTCATTTATCAGTGGTGATAAGGAAGTCGAATCTGTCGTAGTCACTGCAGACGAAGGTCGCCTAATTGGATATCTTCAGCATCTGTCTGAAAAAGACTCAAACCCCGAGGCACCTTTTTCAGTCGCTGTCCGATTGCAGGTTAAATTCGAAAAATCCAGCCAAGCAACAGTCCCCAAAGTCCAATGGTCGAATGACCCCGATGCAGTCAAGGTAACAATCTCAGAGGAAGATGTACGGGCGAAATTCCCTTGGGATTATCGAGAGCTAGTTCGCCGCCTAAAGGCGCGATATAGCGACTTCAAGCAGGATGAGAGATTCCATAGCATACGGAAGCCGTTGCTCGCAGATGCCAAGCTCACGAAGTCGCGCTTTCTCGACCCGGCGAATCCGAAGAGCCCTAAGAAGGATTTCTACAACCCTAATGTAATTCCGACATTCGATAGACACTACACTCAGGATCCCCATGCGGCAATTCGAGAACTGCTGTAA